One segment of Marvinbryantia formatexigens DSM 14469 DNA contains the following:
- a CDS encoding aldo/keto reductase codes for MEYTTIGKTDIQISKLCVGCMSFGKAGTMHDWTLDEAGTEEIVKHALSLGINFFDTANGYSGGTSEEYLGRALKKNIARDKVVIASKVYFNPGRLSAEAIHREIDGTLKRLGTDYLDLYIIHRFDYETPVEETMEALDDLVLCGKVRALGASAMYGYQFYNMQLAARDHGWAQFQAMENHYNLLYREDERELIPVCRQMGVSLMPYSPLAAGHLTRPEWNTDTLRSRTDRVAMGKYDRTEEQDMQIVRRVQELAGRYGVKMQQIALAWHWAKGVAAPIIGATKASHFDDAADALAVKLTAEDIAYLEEPYLPHRIVGAIDHNPADGVMLLDEKK; via the coding sequence ATGGAATACACGACGATAGGAAAGACAGATATTCAGATCTCGAAATTGTGCGTTGGCTGCATGAGTTTCGGTAAAGCTGGAACTATGCACGACTGGACGCTGGATGAAGCAGGGACAGAGGAGATTGTGAAACACGCACTTTCCCTTGGGATCAATTTTTTTGATACGGCGAACGGCTATTCTGGCGGAACCAGCGAGGAATATCTTGGACGGGCACTGAAAAAGAATATTGCCCGTGACAAGGTGGTAATTGCTTCAAAGGTTTATTTTAATCCCGGCAGGCTGTCTGCTGAGGCAATCCACAGGGAGATTGACGGGACGCTGAAGCGTCTGGGGACAGACTATCTGGATTTATATATCATTCACCGGTTTGATTATGAAACGCCTGTGGAGGAAACAATGGAAGCACTGGATGACCTGGTTCTTTGCGGCAAGGTGCGGGCACTGGGGGCATCCGCCATGTACGGTTATCAGTTTTATAATATGCAGCTTGCCGCCCGTGATCATGGCTGGGCGCAGTTCCAGGCGATGGAAAATCATTATAACCTTCTTTACCGTGAGGATGAGAGAGAACTGATTCCGGTGTGCAGGCAGATGGGAGTATCACTGATGCCTTACAGTCCGCTGGCAGCAGGACATCTGACCCGCCCGGAATGGAATACGGATACATTGCGCAGCAGAACAGACCGGGTTGCTATGGGAAAATATGACCGTACTGAGGAACAGGATATGCAGATTGTCAGGCGTGTACAGGAGCTTGCCGGGCGTTACGGGGTAAAGATGCAGCAGATTGCTCTTGCATGGCATTGGGCGAAGGGCGTTGCCGCTCCGATTATCGGCGCAACGAAAGCGAGCCATTTTGACGATGCCGCGGATGCGCTTGCAGTAAAACTGACTGCGGAGGATATTGCTTATCTGGAAGAACCTTATCTTCCGCACCGCATTGTAGGGGCGATTGACCATAATCCTGCAGACGGGGTGATGCTGCTGGATGAAAAGAAATAA
- a CDS encoding TraX family protein: MNAMYEMAEFTKMETVQYRVSLNANSLKLIAVCAMALDHWATVFLPANSTGFWYIRMAGRIASPIMCFFIAEGYHYTSDLKRYIRRLLLFAVISHIPYNLCFGHNIFAVWESTDVMVSLLMGLIALSAYQKEGLPKGLKCLIITVCCLLAYSADWNYIAVFWILGFGIFHKNIRMQILSFTVVACGYLLQLAVYQVDTPLSCRLGVFLAIPFFLMYNGEMGRKSKIIKWGYYWFYPLHLVLLFLMRQI; this comes from the coding sequence ATGAATGCAATGTATGAAATGGCAGAGTTTACAAAAATGGAAACGGTACAGTACAGGGTATCCTTGAATGCAAATTCATTAAAATTGATTGCAGTGTGCGCTATGGCATTGGATCACTGGGCAACCGTATTTTTGCCGGCAAATTCAACAGGGTTCTGGTATATCCGTATGGCAGGAAGGATCGCATCGCCCATTATGTGTTTTTTTATTGCTGAAGGTTACCATTATACATCGGATTTGAAACGGTATATAAGAAGGCTGTTACTGTTTGCCGTCATATCCCATATTCCTTACAACCTTTGTTTTGGGCATAACATTTTTGCCGTATGGGAATCAACAGACGTTATGGTTTCCCTGCTTATGGGATTGATAGCGCTTTCTGCATATCAGAAAGAAGGGCTTCCGAAAGGTTTAAAATGCCTGATTATTACCGTCTGCTGTTTGCTGGCGTATTCCGCTGACTGGAATTATATTGCGGTTTTCTGGATTCTGGGTTTTGGGATTTTTCATAAGAATATCCGAATGCAAATACTCTCATTTACCGTAGTAGCATGCGGTTATCTGCTGCAGTTGGCTGTGTACCAGGTGGATACGCCGTTGTCCTGCCGGTTGGGAGTTTTTCTGGCAATCCCGTTCTTTCTCATGTATAACGGGGAAATGGGAAGAAAAAGCAAAATAATAAAGTGGGGATATTACTGGTTTTATCCGCTGCATCTTGTACTTTTATTTTTGATGCGGCAGATATAG
- a CDS encoding aldo/keto reductase: MKKIFGTVLAVLLLFGLAVYGKDRISADEMKDSSEQKAGGSQEKEERLFADDQDNMKAEFDFDTKTVTLNSGYEMPINGLGTYSLQEDECVDSVKTALANGVCLIDTASAYGNEEAVGQAIRESISEGIVQREDVFVITKLYPGSEMENPERSIQACLDRLDIGYVDMMLLHHPDDNDVKAYKVMEQFVEEGKIRSIGLSNWYIEELTDFIPQVDIVPALVQNEIHPYYQENEVIPFVQNMGIVMQGWYPLGGRGHTAELLGDPVITKIAANHNVSSAQVILRWNLQKGVVVIPGSSNPDHIRENTELYHFALTDDEMEQIRALDRGEKHDWY, from the coding sequence ATGAAGAAAATATTTGGAACGGTACTTGCTGTATTGTTACTGTTTGGTCTGGCTGTATATGGAAAAGATAGAATAAGCGCAGACGAGATGAAAGACAGTAGTGAACAAAAAGCGGGAGGTTCACAGGAAAAAGAAGAAAGATTATTCGCAGATGACCAGGACAATATGAAAGCAGAGTTTGATTTTGATACAAAGACAGTGACGCTTAACAGCGGTTATGAAATGCCTATCAATGGATTGGGAACTTATAGCCTTCAGGAGGACGAATGTGTTGATTCGGTAAAAACCGCCCTGGCTAATGGAGTATGCCTAATTGATACTGCTTCCGCATATGGCAATGAGGAGGCAGTAGGGCAGGCGATACGGGAGTCGATCAGCGAAGGCATTGTGCAGCGGGAGGACGTTTTTGTAATTACAAAACTTTATCCCGGCAGTGAAATGGAAAATCCGGAGCGATCTATTCAGGCGTGTCTGGACAGGCTGGATATTGGGTATGTGGATATGATGCTTCTGCATCATCCGGATGACAACGATGTAAAAGCCTATAAAGTGATGGAGCAGTTTGTGGAGGAAGGGAAAATCCGTTCCATTGGGTTATCTAATTGGTATATAGAGGAGCTGACCGATTTCATCCCCCAGGTGGACATAGTGCCTGCGCTCGTACAAAACGAGATTCATCCCTACTATCAGGAAAATGAGGTTATTCCATTTGTTCAGAATATGGGGATTGTAATGCAGGGGTGGTATCCGTTGGGAGGCAGGGGACATACCGCTGAATTGCTGGGCGATCCGGTAATTACAAAAATCGCAGCGAATCATAATGTATCTTCCGCACAGGTAATTCTGCGTTGGAATCTGCAGAAAGGCGTTGTGGTAATCCCAGGTTCCAGTAATCCGGATCACATTCGGGAAAATACGGAACTGTATCACTTCGCTTTGACAGATGATGAGATGGAGCAGATTCGTGCGCTTGACAGGGGAGAAAAGCACGACTGGTATTAG
- a CDS encoding flavodoxin family protein → MKIVILEGSPNKRGSSNMLAERFAKGAKEAGNEVVIIDAAHCHINPCKGCIACGYDGPCVQKDDMEWIKKEILSADMLVFVTPLYYYGMSAQLKILIDRFCAFNGSIQRKHMKSALLAAAWNNDGWTFDALEEHYKTLVRYLNLQDMGIISGRGCGTLFMTQQSEFPEKAYELGRKLL, encoded by the coding sequence ATGAAGATTGTAATATTGGAAGGAAGCCCGAATAAAAGAGGGTCGTCAAATATGCTTGCGGAAAGATTTGCGAAAGGCGCAAAGGAAGCAGGAAATGAAGTGGTTATCATTGATGCCGCACACTGTCATATCAACCCATGCAAAGGGTGCATTGCCTGCGGATACGATGGTCCATGTGTGCAGAAGGATGATATGGAATGGATAAAAAAGGAGATACTGAGCGCCGATATGCTTGTATTTGTCACACCGCTCTACTATTATGGAATGTCCGCACAGCTTAAAATTCTGATTGACAGGTTTTGTGCTTTTAACGGAAGCATACAAAGAAAGCATATGAAATCGGCATTGCTTGCAGCAGCCTGGAATAACGATGGATGGACATTTGACGCACTGGAAGAACATTATAAAACACTGGTCAGGTATCTGAACCTGCAGGATATGGGAATCATTTCCGGAAGAGGATGCGGGACGCTGTTTATGACACAGCAGTCAGAATTTCCGGAAAAAGCATATGAGCTGGGAAGAAAGTTACTGTAG
- a CDS encoding aldo/keto reductase, producing the protein MKYLPKAALGAWAWGNDGTFGNHYTASDLKEVYEAAMDNGLNLWDTAVVYGMGVSENILGELTKDTERKKLILSTIFCMENAADKLELSSVRYWEKIME; encoded by the coding sequence ATGAAGTATTTACCGAAAGCGGCATTGGGAGCATGGGCATGGGGCAATGATGGGACATTCGGGAACCATTACACTGCATCAGACTTAAAGGAAGTATATGAGGCAGCAATGGATAATGGACTGAATCTGTGGGATACGGCAGTTGTTTATGGGATGGGCGTATCTGAAAACATTCTGGGAGAACTGACAAAGGATACGGAACGGAAGAAATTGATTCTTTCTACAATCTTCTGTATGGAAAATGCTGCAGATAAGCTGGAACTTTCAAGTGTCCGGTATTGGGAAAAGATAATGGAGTAA
- a CDS encoding flavin reductase family protein: MKKNIGALIGLYPTPLVVVGAMVEGKPNWVLAGHVGIIGHDRVMVSLAKNHYTNKGIRENQKLSINIVDEALLPLADYAGCISGAKADKSGLFDFCMGETGTPMIEQSPVVMECFVEDVYRTEGFESFICGITNTYVNEEALTDEGKIDYRVLKPVLFEMPTYEYLRTGEVIGNCMGWGKNKSNIVTDEEE, encoded by the coding sequence ATGAAGAAAAATATAGGAGCACTCATTGGCCTGTATCCCACGCCGCTGGTAGTGGTAGGGGCAATGGTGGAAGGAAAGCCAAACTGGGTACTGGCAGGGCATGTAGGGATTATCGGACATGACCGTGTGATGGTCAGCCTTGCAAAGAACCATTATACGAATAAAGGGATTCGGGAAAACCAAAAGCTGAGTATCAATATTGTAGATGAAGCATTGCTGCCGCTTGCTGATTATGCCGGGTGTATCAGCGGAGCCAAAGCGGATAAATCGGGACTGTTTGATTTTTGTATGGGAGAAACAGGAACACCGATGATTGAACAATCTCCTGTTGTTATGGAGTGCTTTGTAGAAGATGTTTACCGTACAGAGGGATTTGAAAGTTTTATCTGTGGAATAACAAATACATATGTGAATGAAGAGGCTCTCACAGATGAAGGAAAAATTGATTATCGTGTTTTGAAACCGGTACTTTTTGAAATGCCAACCTATGAATACCTGAGAACGGGAGAAGTGATCGGAAACTGCATGGGATGGGGAAAAAACAAAAGTAATATCGTGACGGATGAGGAGGAATGA
- a CDS encoding MerR family transcriptional regulator encodes MTIQEASERYQIPMEILKEYEKWNLCDQVKKVMGNWQYDDEDLQRLGMIMTLHNIGFQEKEIEQYMKLYLRGDVTTAERMRILKQKRDQTLDEIHFQEKRLEDLDYLRYKTQKGKE; translated from the coding sequence ATGACAATTCAGGAAGCAAGCGAGCGGTACCAGATTCCAATGGAAATTCTGAAAGAATATGAAAAGTGGAATCTGTGCGACCAGGTAAAAAAAGTAATGGGGAACTGGCAGTATGATGACGAGGATCTGCAGCGTCTTGGAATGATTATGACACTCCACAATATAGGATTTCAGGAGAAGGAAATCGAACAGTATATGAAATTATACCTTCGTGGGGATGTTACAACGGCTGAAAGAATGAGGATTCTGAAGCAGAAGCGGGATCAGACATTGGATGAAATTCATTTCCAGGAAAAACGGCTGGAAGATCTGGACTATCTTCGCTACAAAACACAGAAAGGAAAAGAATGA
- a CDS encoding LysR family transcriptional regulator: protein MLRYFLMAAREENITKAADLLHITQPTLSRQLQQLEQELDVKLFQRSNHSIRLTEDGMLLKRRAQEIVALADKTEKEFQHKEESISGEIVIGSGETKGVHELAEILSLFREEYPAVSYDFYTANADDIKERLDKGLLDIGLLTEPVDISKYNFVRLDGRERWGILVRKDSALADKKYIRPEDLLQVPLLMVKRPMVQNELASWFDHYFDQIQIAGTYNLINNAAVMVERGIGCAVCFHLGIEYDNLRFVPLSPAVETGAVIVWKKNQIASQAVYKFIDFLKKYKMSISENLE from the coding sequence GTGTTAAGATATTTTTTAATGGCTGCCAGAGAAGAAAACATTACAAAAGCGGCAGACCTGCTTCATATTACGCAGCCAACGCTTTCCCGCCAGCTTCAGCAACTGGAGCAGGAACTGGATGTTAAACTGTTCCAGAGAAGTAATCATAGTATCCGTTTAACGGAAGATGGTATGCTTTTAAAAAGAAGGGCGCAGGAGATTGTTGCGCTGGCGGATAAAACAGAAAAGGAATTTCAACATAAAGAAGAAAGTATATCCGGCGAGATTGTGATCGGGAGCGGCGAGACAAAAGGCGTGCATGAATTGGCAGAGATTCTTTCACTGTTTCGGGAAGAATACCCTGCGGTTTCGTATGATTTTTATACGGCAAATGCAGACGATATTAAGGAACGTCTGGATAAGGGCTTGTTGGATATTGGACTTTTGACAGAACCGGTAGACATATCAAAATACAATTTTGTCCGCTTGGATGGGCGTGAAAGATGGGGAATACTGGTTCGGAAGGATTCGGCGCTGGCAGATAAAAAGTATATCAGACCAGAGGATCTGCTGCAGGTTCCCCTGCTCATGGTAAAACGTCCGATGGTTCAGAACGAACTGGCGAGCTGGTTTGACCATTATTTTGACCAGATACAGATAGCGGGAACCTATAACCTGATTAACAATGCTGCTGTGATGGTAGAGAGAGGGATAGGCTGCGCTGTTTGTTTCCATCTTGGGATAGAGTATGATAATCTGCGGTTTGTGCCGCTGTCGCCTGCGGTAGAAACAGGGGCAGTCATTGTGTGGAAGAAAAATCAGATTGCGTCGCAGGCGGTATATAAATTTATTGATTTTTTAAAGAAATACAAAATGAGCATTTCTGAAAATTTAGAATAG
- a CDS encoding plasmid mobilization protein: MARPRKEPEITYTHHINLRLTDVQYEIISENARRAELSLSEYIRRQLMKGKVIAKYELVADLPELKKLIFEFGKIGNNLNQIARHFNTGGIHSLEMRKTIGQGLSDIFKMKEEVLKMAGDFQQVRKI; this comes from the coding sequence ATGGCAAGACCGAGAAAAGAACCAGAAATAACTTACACGCACCACATCAACCTCCGGCTTACAGATGTTCAATATGAAATTATATCTGAGAATGCCCGGCGAGCCGAGCTATCACTCTCCGAATATATACGCCGCCAGTTAATGAAAGGGAAAGTCATTGCAAAATACGAACTTGTGGCAGATCTGCCGGAACTAAAGAAACTGATTTTTGAATTTGGAAAGATTGGGAATAACCTGAATCAGATTGCCCGCCACTTTAATACTGGCGGCATCCATTCACTGGAAATGCGTAAGACAATCGGACAAGGACTTTCTGATATTTTTAAAATGAAAGAAGAAGTGTTGAAAATGGCAGGAGATTTTCAACAGGTCAGAAAAATTTAG
- a CDS encoding acetyltransferase, which translates to MQKFEIIKAEEQDLPGILEIYAYARGFMKKTGNAFQWKDSYPPEELVAEDIRAGQLYVIKEKAVIHGVFTFFIGEDPTYARIEQGRWLSDEVYGTIHRVAGDGTVHGILGAAVTFAEQQIRHLRIDTHKDNKVMQHLIKKNGFRECGIIYTGDGSPRIAYEKL; encoded by the coding sequence ATGCAGAAATTTGAGATAATTAAGGCAGAAGAGCAGGATCTGCCGGGAATACTGGAGATTTATGCGTATGCGCGCGGATTTATGAAAAAGACGGGAAATGCGTTCCAATGGAAGGACAGTTATCCGCCGGAAGAGCTGGTTGCGGAGGATATCAGAGCCGGACAGCTATACGTGATAAAAGAGAAAGCTGTGATTCATGGCGTTTTTACTTTTTTTATTGGAGAAGATCCGACTTATGCAAGGATAGAGCAGGGCAGATGGCTGTCTGATGAGGTTTACGGTACAATACACCGTGTTGCGGGGGACGGGACGGTACATGGAATCCTTGGTGCGGCTGTGACGTTTGCAGAACAGCAGATCCGGCATTTGCGGATAGATACCCACAAGGACAATAAAGTGATGCAGCATCTTATAAAAAAGAACGGTTTCCGGGAATGCGGCATCATTTACACCGGGGACGGTTCCCCGCGGATCGCATACGAAAAACTGTAA
- a CDS encoding MATE family efflux transporter, translating to MKKRNYEIDMCSGTIMDKLITFSLPLMLSGVLQLMFNAVDIVIVGRFTGSEALAAVGSTSALINVFTNLFMGVSLGSNVLAARFYASGRTKEMSETVHTSILFALISGIVMAVIGLIFSRAALELMGTPADVIDHSTLYMRIYFLGMPFFMLYNYGASILRAVGDTRRPLIFLIISGLLNAGLNMFLVIVFHLGVAGVAIATVISQMVSCVLVLRCLCRSEGSYQLRLSDLTLKWQYLRQIFQVGIPAGIQSTVINFSNVLLQSSVNSFGSTAMAGYTAANNILSFLYVTVNSITQACMSFTSQNYGVGNYRRMDKILADCVVLSVGASTVLGCVAYFFGPEILTVYTSDPEVVKCGTEVLAFTTTTYFLCGLMDLFPGPMRGMGYSAVPMLLSIIGTVGTRIVWIFGFFPHNRSLSFLFLSYPASWIFSIILQIICLYFVRRRVYPASERKLR from the coding sequence ATGAAGAAACGCAACTATGAAATCGATATGTGCAGCGGCACCATCATGGATAAGCTGATTACATTTTCACTGCCGCTGATGCTTTCCGGCGTTCTGCAGCTTATGTTTAATGCTGTGGATATTGTGATTGTGGGAAGATTTACCGGAAGCGAGGCGCTTGCCGCTGTCGGCTCCACTTCCGCCCTGATTAATGTATTTACCAATCTGTTTATGGGAGTTTCGCTTGGCAGCAATGTGCTGGCTGCCCGCTTTTATGCGTCCGGAAGGACAAAAGAAATGTCGGAGACGGTACATACCTCGATTCTGTTCGCTCTGATAAGCGGAATTGTCATGGCTGTTATCGGGCTGATTTTTTCCCGCGCCGCCCTGGAGCTGATGGGAACGCCCGCCGATGTCATCGACCATTCCACGCTCTATATGCGGATTTATTTTCTGGGGATGCCCTTTTTTATGCTTTATAACTATGGCGCTTCCATCCTGCGCGCCGTCGGCGATACCAGAAGACCGCTGATTTTTCTGATAATTTCCGGGCTGCTGAACGCCGGGCTGAATATGTTTCTTGTTATCGTGTTCCATCTGGGCGTTGCCGGTGTCGCCATCGCGACCGTTATTTCCCAGATGGTCTCCTGCGTCCTGGTGCTGCGCTGTCTGTGCCGCTCGGAAGGCAGCTATCAGCTCCGCCTGTCAGATCTGACGCTGAAATGGCAGTATCTGAGGCAGATTTTCCAGGTAGGCATTCCCGCCGGCATCCAGAGCACCGTCATCAATTTTTCCAACGTGCTCCTGCAGTCCTCCGTCAATTCCTTCGGCTCCACCGCGATGGCGGGATATACGGCGGCAAATAATATCTTAAGCTTTCTGTATGTGACGGTCAATTCCATCACGCAGGCGTGCATGAGCTTCACCAGCCAGAATTACGGCGTCGGCAATTACCGGCGCATGGACAAGATTCTTGCCGACTGTGTGGTGTTATCCGTCGGCGCCTCGACGGTGCTCGGCTGCGTCGCCTATTTCTTCGGACCGGAGATTTTAACGGTTTATACATCCGACCCGGAGGTCGTGAAATGCGGCACGGAGGTGCTCGCCTTCACCACAACCACCTATTTTCTGTGCGGTCTGATGGACCTGTTTCCGGGACCGATGCGCGGAATGGGCTATTCCGCCGTTCCGATGCTGCTGTCCATCATCGGGACCGTCGGCACCAGAATCGTCTGGATATTCGGCTTTTTCCCGCACAACCGGTCGCTTTCCTTCCTGTTTCTCTCCTACCCGGCGTCCTGGATTTTTTCTATCATTCTGCAGATCATCTGCCTTTATTTTGTCCGCAGAAGGGTTTATCCGGCGTCCGAAAGAAAGCTGCGGTAA
- a CDS encoding winged helix-turn-helix transcriptional regulator: MSALTIINGIQDEEMREQAERYAFREGLRTRSLECFLRENGGRDDCIILILADGEALKKMKKDVFLVISIRFPVIFLPDSTGEWSTAGRDLENAGCRVLYPFQYASFCKAVRECVSPKVWQERTWVFGNIEICPASRTVCRNGAELRMRQVDFDILLILLENLDRVVSRQYINDRLPSRMRSSQRNIDTHISSIRQQSGLGSVIRCVRSVGYSISGEALYRSFLSDAG; the protein is encoded by the coding sequence ATGAGCGCACTGACAATTATAAATGGAATACAGGATGAAGAAATGAGAGAACAGGCTGAGAGATACGCTTTCCGGGAAGGACTGCGCACTCGCAGCCTGGAATGCTTTCTGCGGGAAAACGGCGGCAGGGACGACTGTATAATACTGATTCTGGCGGACGGGGAAGCGCTGAAGAAGATGAAAAAGGATGTATTTCTGGTGATTTCCATTCGTTTCCCGGTAATCTTTCTGCCGGATTCCACCGGGGAATGGAGTACGGCAGGACGGGACCTGGAGAATGCCGGCTGCCGGGTACTGTATCCCTTTCAATACGCTTCCTTCTGCAAGGCAGTCCGGGAATGCGTCAGCCCGAAAGTCTGGCAGGAGCGCACCTGGGTGTTCGGGAATATTGAAATCTGCCCCGCCAGCAGAACCGTGTGCCGAAATGGCGCCGAGCTGCGGATGAGGCAGGTGGATTTTGATATTCTGCTGATTTTGCTGGAAAACCTGGACCGCGTGGTTTCGCGCCAGTACATAAACGACCGGCTGCCGTCGAGAATGCGCAGCAGCCAGCGCAATATTGACACGCATATCAGCAGCATCCGGCAGCAGAGCGGGCTGGGCAGCGTGATACGCTGTGTGCGCTCAGTCGGCTACAGCATTTCCGGGGAGGCGCTTTACCGCAGCTTTCTTTCGGACGCCGGATAA
- a CDS encoding ABC transporter permease codes for MKTIAIKSKTKKMPRTAEKTVHVSGGTGLKALFRKELADHLRSRRFLIILVLIYATCIASLYGALSGFSEAVENDSNFLFLKLYSTSGESIPSFMTFIALLGPFVGLTLGFDAINSERSSGTLNRLVAQPIYRDSIIIGKFLAGSAVITIMVFSMGILIGAVGMLSTGLVPQAEEIGRIFFFLLFTVVYIAFWLALSILFSVFCRHSATSALAVISLWIFFALFMSLIASIIANVIYPVDDYYNSMVNSVSNYTLTLNLNRISPYYLYSEAVSTIMSPSVRTVNVVTVSQLDGAISGYLSLGQSLLLVWPHLVALVAMMLIAFGGSYVGFMRQEIRSS; via the coding sequence ATGAAAACAATCGCAATAAAAAGTAAAACAAAAAAGATGCCCCGCACGGCGGAAAAGACCGTACATGTGAGCGGCGGCACCGGGCTGAAAGCACTTTTCAGGAAGGAGCTGGCGGACCATCTGCGGAGCAGGCGCTTCCTTATTATTCTCGTACTGATTTACGCGACCTGTATTGCCAGCCTCTACGGGGCGCTGTCCGGATTCTCGGAGGCGGTGGAGAACGACAGCAATTTTCTGTTTTTAAAGCTGTACAGCACAAGCGGGGAATCGATTCCCTCATTTATGACCTTTATTGCGCTGCTCGGTCCCTTTGTGGGACTGACGCTGGGTTTTGACGCAATCAACAGCGAGCGCAGCTCCGGAACCTTGAACCGGCTGGTGGCGCAGCCGATTTACCGGGATTCCATTATTATCGGAAAATTTCTTGCCGGCAGTGCGGTTATCACGATTATGGTATTTTCGATGGGGATTCTGATCGGGGCAGTCGGAATGCTCAGTACCGGGCTGGTGCCGCAGGCGGAGGAAATCGGCAGGATATTCTTTTTCCTTCTGTTTACGGTGGTGTATATCGCTTTCTGGCTGGCACTGTCCATCTTATTTTCCGTGTTCTGCCGGCATTCGGCGACCTCGGCGCTGGCGGTGATCTCCCTGTGGATTTTCTTCGCGCTGTTTATGAGCCTGATTGCCAGCATCATTGCAAACGTGATTTATCCGGTGGATGATTACTATAATTCAATGGTAAATTCCGTGAGCAACTATACGCTGACGCTGAATCTGAACAGGATATCGCCGTATTATCTTTACAGCGAGGCGGTGTCGACGATTATGAGCCCAAGTGTGCGCACGGTGAACGTGGTGACGGTAAGTCAGCTTGATGGGGCGATTTCGGGCTATCTGTCCCTCGGACAGAGCCTGCTGCTGGTGTGGCCGCATCTGGTTGCGCTGGTTGCGATGATGCTGATAGCCTTCGGCGGCTCCTACGTGGGATTTATGCGGCAGGAAATCCGTTCGAGCTAA
- a CDS encoding NEW3 domain-containing protein: MENGWRRRGCARLAAAMLAGVLAAGGCQTAFAAETEEDSAGIDMSTDYPGITVKAGESVSFGLDFASLSGESYDAALSVEEIPEGWEGYFKSNSSEISKVHIDDKSEDASSELATFNLTLPDEAEEGAYSITLKADAGGGISDTLELEVNVSETDNGQSSFTSEYPEQQGASGTSFSFDTTLVNNRGTDQTYSLAAEAESGWQVSFTPSGESSHVASITVEAGSSQGLTVDVMPPETITEGEYTIPCTAISANETLSTELKVTITGSYDVELSTPTGNLSLDAYANEEKAVTISITNNGNVDLTNLNLTSSAPTDWEVRFDESDIELLEAGATKELTAYIKPSSDAITGDYVTSLTVSNDETTSTAEFRVSVKTQTLWGIVAVAIIVVLLAGLGFLFKKYGRR; encoded by the coding sequence ATGGAAAACGGATGGAGAAGAAGGGGCTGCGCCAGGCTGGCGGCAGCGATGCTGGCAGGGGTGCTGGCAGCGGGAGGCTGTCAGACGGCGTTTGCTGCGGAGACAGAGGAGGACAGCGCGGGCATCGACATGAGCACGGACTATCCGGGCATTACGGTGAAGGCGGGAGAGAGCGTCAGCTTCGGGCTGGATTTTGCAAGTCTCTCCGGGGAGAGCTACGATGCCGCGCTTTCCGTGGAAGAAATCCCGGAGGGCTGGGAAGGGTATTTTAAGAGCAACAGCAGTGAAATTTCGAAGGTACATATAGACGATAAATCGGAGGACGCCTCCTCAGAGCTTGCCACCTTCAATCTGACGCTTCCCGATGAGGCGGAGGAGGGCGCCTACAGCATTACCCTGAAGGCGGATGCGGGCGGCGGTATCTCGGATACACTGGAGCTGGAGGTGAATGTATCGGAGACGGATAACGGGCAGAGCAGCTTTACTTCGGAATATCCGGAGCAGCAGGGGGCTTCCGGAACGAGCTTCAGTTTTGATACAACGCTGGTGAATAACCGGGGAACCGATCAGACCTACAGCCTGGCGGCGGAAGCAGAAAGCGGCTGGCAGGTATCGTTTACACCGTCCGGTGAGAGCAGCCATGTGGCGAGCATTACGGTGGAGGCGGGCTCCAGCCAGGGGCTGACGGTGGATGTAATGCCGCCAGAGACCATCACGGAGGGCGAATATACCATCCCGTGCACGGCGATTTCCGCAAACGAGACACTGTCCACAGAGCTGAAGGTAACGATTACCGGCTCCTATGATGTGGAGCTGTCCACGCCGACCGGAAATTTAAGCCTGGATGCTTACGCGAACGAGGAGAAGGCGGTGACCATCAGCATCACCAATAACGGAAATGTGGATCTGACGAATCTGAATCTGACCTCCTCGGCACCGACCGACTGGGAAGTGCGCTTCGACGAATCGGATATCGAGCTGCTGGAAGCAGGCGCGACAAAAGAGCTGACCGCTTACATCAAACCGTCCTCCGATGCGATTACCGGAGACTATGTGACCTCGCTTACCGTCAGCAACGATGAGACGACCTCGACGGCGGAGTTCCGGGTATCGGTAAAGACGCAGACCCTGTGGGGAATCGTCGCGGTGGCGATTATTGTGGTACTGCTCGCCGGACTTGGCTTTTTATTTAAAAAATACGGGAGAAGGTAG